The Acipenser ruthenus chromosome 25, fAciRut3.2 maternal haplotype, whole genome shotgun sequence genome has a window encoding:
- the LOC117413956 gene encoding G-protein coupled receptor 12, which yields MNEYFSKNSTEAELGGWFEPSDDNSSLDLSSPAPEPVLKLWDVVLCISGTIIACENAIVVAIVFYTPSLRTPMFLLIGSLATADLLAGLGLIVHFVFLYCIRSEAVSLITVGLLVASFTASVSSLLAITIDRYLSLYNALTYYSDRTVTRTYVMLILTWGVSICLGLLPVTGWNCLKDESTCSIVKPLTKNNVMILSVSFFTVFAVMLQLYVQICKIVCRHAHQIALQRHFLSTSHYVTTRKGISTLAVILGTFASCWLPFTIYCLLGDYTYPALYTYITLLPAIYNSMINPVIYAFRNQEIQKILWTACCGCMSPGMGCRSRSPSDV from the coding sequence ATGAACGAGTATTTCTCCAAGAACTCCACAGAGGCCGAGCTGGGTGGCTGGTTCGAGCCAAGCGATGACAATAGCTCCCTGGACCTGTCTTCCCCGGCGCCGGAACCGGTCCTGAAACTCTGGGACGTGGTGCTCTGCATCTCAGGCACCATCATCGCCTGTGAAAACGCCATCGTGGTGGCCATCGTCTTCTATACGCCGTCGCTGCGAACGCCGATGTTCCTTCTTATCGGTAGCCTGGCCACGGCGGACCTGCTTGCGGGTCTGGGGCTGATAGTCCACTTCGTGTTTCTGTACTGCATCCGATCCGAGGCGGTCAGTCTCATCACCGTTGGGCTGCTCGTCGCCTCGTTCACGGCCAGCGTGAGCAGCCTGCTGGCCATCACCATCGACCGCTACCTCTCTCTGTACAACGCTCTCACCTACTACTCGGACAGGACGGTGACGCGCACCTACGTCATGTTGATTCTCACCTGGGGCGTGTCGATCTGCCTGGGGCTTCTGCCCGTGACGGGCTGGAACTGCTTAAAGGACGAGTCCACGTGCAGCATAGTGAAGCCGCTGACCAAGAACAACGTAATGATCCTGTCCGTGTCCTTCTTCACGGTGTTTGCCGTGATGCTGCAGCTCTACGTGCAGATCTGCAAGATCGTCTGCCGGCACGCCCACCAGATCGCCCTGCAGCGGCACTTCCTCTCCACCTCCCACTATGTGACCACCCGCAAGGGCATCTCCACGCTCGCAGTCATCCTGGGCACCTTCGCCAGCTGCTGGCTACCGTTCACCATTTACTGCCTGCTGGGCGACTACACCTACCCGGCCCTGTACACCTACATCACCCTCCTGCCCGCTATATATAACTCCATGATCAATCCGGTCATCTACGCGTTTCGGAACCAGGAGATCCAGAAGATTCTGTGGACGGCGTGCTGTGGGTGCATGTCACCAGGTATGGGCTGCCGGTCCAGGTCCCCCAGCGATGTTTAG